In a single window of the Deltaproteobacteria bacterium genome:
- a CDS encoding radical SAM protein produces the protein MYDRYNRNIHYLRISVTDRCNLRCKYCMPENGIKPLRHEDILSFEEIVSFTKIAVEKGIDKVRLTGGEPLVRKNIVHLIQLLANIHGIKDLSLTTNGILLKEFAKPLKDAGLRRVNISLDTVDPDGYREITRGGDFYRAMQGIDAAEAAGLLPIKINCVVDKTSDEPDAVAVKAFCDSRKFNVRFIHQMDLETGKYAPVEGGTGGDCRKCNKLRLSSDGKLRPCLFDDLSFNVRALGAEKAIRMAIDAKPECGTKSVQNKFNVIGG, from the coding sequence ATGTACGACAGATATAACCGGAACATCCATTATCTCAGGATTTCCGTCACCGACCGGTGCAACCTTCGTTGCAAATATTGCATGCCGGAAAACGGAATAAAACCATTAAGGCACGAAGATATTCTTTCGTTTGAAGAAATAGTTTCCTTCACAAAAATTGCGGTAGAAAAAGGAATCGACAAGGTACGGCTTACGGGAGGAGAACCTCTTGTAAGAAAAAACATTGTCCATTTGATTCAATTGCTGGCAAATATCCATGGAATAAAGGATCTTTCTCTTACAACCAACGGTATTTTATTGAAAGAATTCGCGAAGCCATTGAAAGATGCCGGTTTAAGACGGGTAAATATCAGCCTTGATACCGTTGATCCGGATGGATACAGGGAGATAACCCGTGGTGGCGATTTCTATCGGGCGATGCAGGGGATCGATGCCGCGGAAGCGGCGGGGCTGCTCCCGATAAAGATCAATTGCGTCGTGGATAAGACGTCCGACGAACCGGATGCGGTCGCGGTGAAGGCTTTTTGCGACAGCAGGAAGTTCAACGTGCGGTTCATCCATCAAATGGACCTGGAAACCGGGAAGTACGCTCCCGTGGAGGGCGGAACGGGGGGCGATTGCAGGAAGTGCAATAAATTACGATTATCAAGCGACGGGAAGCTGCGTCCGTGCCTGTTCGACGATCTTTCCTTCAACGTGCGGGCGCTCGGCGCGGAAAAGGCGATCCGGATGGCCATCGACGCCAAACCGGAATGCGGCACGAAAAGCGTTCAAAACAAATTCAATGTCATCGGCGGGTGA
- a CDS encoding molybdopterin-binding protein translates to MNSPKVISVNISEKKGTVKHPVEEITITRTGVMEDAHAGEWHRQVSMLAVESVEKFSKEAKRKINFGEFAENITTQGIELSGCRIFDRFRIGDAELELTQIGKECHGTACAIFKEVGNCVMPKEGIFCRVLKTGKIKPNDRIVCVPKVYRVFIITLSDRASGGIYEDRSGPKIKEILNSFFSERNQRFEIHNVLISDDADALRKLLIQYKNDESDFIFTTGGTGIGERDITVETVSSMLDKQLPGIMELIRVKYGMEKPNALLSRGVAGTMGKIMVYTLPGSVKAVTEYMSEITKTMDHALFMLHGIDKH, encoded by the coding sequence ATGAATAGCCCCAAAGTGATTTCCGTCAATATCTCCGAAAAAAAGGGAACCGTGAAGCACCCGGTGGAGGAGATCACCATCACCCGGACCGGAGTGATGGAGGATGCGCACGCCGGAGAGTGGCACCGGCAGGTGAGCATGCTCGCGGTGGAAAGCGTCGAGAAATTCTCGAAGGAAGCGAAACGGAAGATCAACTTCGGGGAATTCGCGGAAAACATCACCACGCAAGGGATCGAACTTTCCGGGTGCCGTATTTTCGACCGGTTCCGGATCGGCGACGCCGAACTTGAGCTTACGCAAATCGGCAAGGAATGCCATGGAACCGCATGCGCCATTTTCAAAGAGGTCGGAAATTGCGTGATGCCGAAGGAAGGCATTTTCTGCCGTGTGCTCAAAACAGGGAAGATAAAACCGAACGACCGGATCGTCTGCGTTCCGAAAGTGTACCGTGTTTTCATCATTACGCTAAGCGACAGGGCAAGCGGCGGCATTTACGAAGATCGTAGCGGTCCAAAAATCAAGGAAATATTGAATTCTTTCTTTTCCGAAAGGAATCAACGATTTGAAATTCATAATGTTCTCATTTCGGATGACGCTGACGCTTTACGAAAATTGCTAATACAATATAAAAATGACGAATCCGATTTTATATTCACCACTGGGGGAACCGGAATCGGGGAGAGAGATATCACTGTTGAAACTGTTTCCAGCATGCTTGACAAACAGCTCCCCGGAATCATGGAGTTGATTCGGGTGAAATATGGTATGGAAAAACCCAATGCTTTATTGAGCAGGGGGGTTGCCGGTACCATGGGGAAAATAATGGTTTACACACTTCCAGGAAGCGTGAAAGCAGTGACAGAGTACATGTCTGAAATAACGAAAACGATGGATCATGCATTATTTATGCTGCATGGAATTGACAAACATTAG
- a CDS encoding molybdopterin molybdotransferase MoeA produces MPTFEVARSMILANVSPLGVERVELLAALGRVVAEDVVAPWDMPSCDNSAMDGFAVRAADCRVGGSLRVTGYIPAGGTVTPAIEPGCAVRIMTGAPIPPGCDAVVPFEETEQRDDAILLRERVKRPQHIRFRGEDVRSGDTVISAGTIIHPPEISMLASFGKAIVPVYRRARVAVLSTGDELIELGEQPVAGKIINSNALSLAAAIREIGAEPIILGIARDSRESHREKMAEGLKADVLITSAGVSAGDRDLVRDCLAELGVRQLFWKVDIKPGGPFAFGMKEGKPVFSLPGNPVSTMVTFEELVRPALLRMMGHRRVIKPYVQATLRAEVHKKAGKVHFLRVRIEVENGRNWATTAGDQNTGILGTMLRANGIAVLPKEKTVFSPGEEVAVHLLRSDVGMLEE; encoded by the coding sequence ATGCCCACCTTCGAAGTTGCGCGAAGCATGATTCTCGCCAACGTCTCCCCGCTCGGTGTGGAGCGGGTTGAGCTCCTGGCGGCTCTCGGTCGGGTCGTTGCCGAAGACGTGGTGGCCCCGTGGGACATGCCGTCCTGCGACAATTCGGCCATGGACGGCTTTGCGGTGAGAGCAGCCGACTGCCGGGTGGGGGGCTCCTTGCGGGTCACCGGCTATATCCCGGCCGGAGGAACCGTCACTCCCGCGATCGAGCCGGGCTGTGCCGTCCGGATCATGACCGGCGCCCCCATTCCACCCGGCTGCGACGCGGTGGTCCCGTTCGAGGAGACCGAACAGCGTGACGACGCGATCCTGCTCAGGGAGAGGGTCAAGCGTCCCCAGCATATCCGTTTCCGAGGGGAGGACGTGCGGAGCGGCGACACGGTCATTTCCGCCGGCACAATCATCCACCCGCCGGAAATCAGCATGCTGGCCTCCTTCGGCAAGGCGATCGTGCCGGTCTATCGCAGGGCGCGGGTCGCGGTCCTCTCCACCGGCGACGAGCTGATCGAGCTGGGCGAGCAACCGGTGGCTGGCAAGATCATCAACAGCAACGCGTTGTCGCTGGCCGCGGCCATCCGGGAGATCGGCGCGGAGCCGATCATCCTCGGCATCGCCCGCGACAGCCGGGAAAGTCATCGGGAGAAGATGGCCGAGGGGCTCAAGGCCGACGTCCTCATCACCTCCGCCGGGGTATCGGCCGGCGACCGGGACTTGGTGCGCGATTGCCTCGCGGAGCTTGGGGTGAGGCAGCTGTTCTGGAAAGTGGATATCAAGCCCGGCGGGCCCTTCGCCTTCGGGATGAAGGAGGGGAAACCGGTCTTCTCCCTCCCCGGCAACCCGGTGTCGACCATGGTCACCTTCGAGGAGCTCGTCCGACCGGCGCTCCTCAGGATGATGGGGCACCGGCGGGTGATCAAGCCGTACGTGCAAGCGACGCTGCGCGCCGAGGTGCACAAGAAGGCGGGCAAGGTGCATTTCCTCCGGGTCAGGATCGAGGTGGAGAACGGCAGGAATTGGGCGACGACCGCCGGCGACCAGAACACCGGCATCCTTGGAACCATGCTCAGGGCGAACGGCATCGCGGTGCTCCCGAAGGAGAAGACCGTTTTCTCCCCGGGGGAAGAGGTGGCAGTGCACCTTCTGCGCAGCGATGTGGGCATGCTGGAAGAGTAA